The window GGTCTTGGACGGGTTCTTCGAAGTGAATCCGCAGTCCGTCGTCGCGGAGATTCGGGTGGACAGCGTGGGGACTTACGAGATCAAGCTGTCGGCAAGGGCGTTTCGGGTGCGCGGCACCCGAAGCAGAATCGAGCGAGCATAACGGCGCAATTGCTTCGTTTACTGCCTGCGGGTCGGCGAAATCTCGTACGAGAAGTACGCTCAATCGCCGCCCCCTTGTCGAGCCTCGCACTTGCGCGGTTCTTCTCGCTCGATAGATAATGTTGCGGTTCTTTTGGGGAGTCGGTGCGGCATATCCTTTTCTATGAAGGTCATTCGCGGCGAGGGGTACGAGGGGAAAAATATCATCGTTCGGAAAGGGGAAAAGGTCGGCGCGTTCGTTTGCGGTCTTTTGCTGTTCGGCGCGGCGGTATATCTCGTTTCCACTGTCCTTTTCAAAGGGCTGTTCGGCGATTTTATTTCGATCGACGCGTTTTCGGTTTCCTTTTGAAAGTTCGCGTTCACCCGTCGTTTATCGCATTTATATTCGCGTACACTCTTTTCGGCGGGGTGCTTTCTTATCTCGTGGCGTTTCTTGCGGTTTTGGCGCACGAATTTTCCCACCTTTTGATCGCCGTGATTTCGGGCGAAAGAGATCTTTTGATCACCTTGATGCCGTACGGCGCGTCGCTTCGGATCGAAGGGGAGAGCGGCAAGACGTCGGCGATCTTGCTGGCGGGTCCTTTCGGAAGCGTCGTCGCGGCGTGCGTTTCTCTTGCGATCGCATGGCTTTTCCCCGAATCGTACGGATTTTTGAAAGGCTTCGTCCGCGCGAACGTTTCCGTCGCTCTCGTCAATCTTCTTCCCGCCTATCCCTTGGACGGCGGAAGATTGCTCCGCGAATGGTTTCCCGTAAAATGGGTGAGGCGCGTAACGTCCGTGACGCCGCTTTTTCTCGCGTTTGCGTTTTTCGCGCTGTTTTTCTTCGAAAAAGTGAAAAATCCCACGCATTTTACCTTTGCGCTTTTTATGCTCGTTTACTTTCTTTCCTTTTCCGTGCGCCGCCCCTTGAAAGTCGAAAAAGACGCGCCTCTTTTCTCGGTCGTTCGGGCGGACGAAGAGGGCGCGTTTCGCTCGGTGACCGTCACGGACGGCGGAAAGAAAATCGCGAAGATCCGAGGCGAAGAGATCGCGAGGTTGGTTCTTCGCTATCCGCGCGAGCTTTCGGTCAAGAACGTCCTTAAAAAGGAGAGAGAAAGCCGCCGCGACGTGATTTCTTGAAACGAACCGCCGATCGACGGTATAAAACGTAAGTCAAACGGGAAAAGCGCCGTTTTCTTTCCCGCGCGCGTTGAGATTACGTCTTGTTATTTTTTTATTCCTATGATATAATCGTAATGCGAGGACACAAATGAATCTCAAAGAAATATTACTGAAAGCGGAAAAACCTGCGCGTTACAGCGGCGGCGAAGTCAATACGCCCGATATGAATAAGCCCTGCGACGTGCGTTTTTGCATTTGTATGCCCGACTTATATGAAGTCGGGATGTCCAATCTCGGGCTGAAAATCCTGTATCACGTTTTGAATCGGCAAGAAGGAACGGTTTGCGAGCGCGCGTTTGCGCCCGCGCTTGATTTCCGCGCGCTCTTAAAAGAGAACGGATTGCCTTTGATGAGCCTTGAAACGAAGACTCCCTTAAAGGATTTCGATATGATCGGTTTTTCCGTCCAGTACGAGATGCTCTATACCGGAATTCTGTACGTTATGGAAGCGGCGGGGATCCCCTTCCGCGCG is drawn from Clostridia bacterium and contains these coding sequences:
- a CDS encoding M50 family metallopeptidase — its product is MKVRVHPSFIAFIFAYTLFGGVLSYLVAFLAVLAHEFSHLLIAVISGERDLLITLMPYGASLRIEGESGKTSAILLAGPFGSVVAACVSLAIAWLFPESYGFLKGFVRANVSVALVNLLPAYPLDGGRLLREWFPVKWVRRVTSVTPLFLAFAFFALFFFEKVKNPTHFTFALFMLVYFLSFSVRRPLKVEKDAPLFSVVRADEEGAFRSVTVTDGGKKIAKIRGEEIARLVLRYPRELSVKNVLKKERESRRDVIS